A region from the Coffea eugenioides isolate CCC68of chromosome 9, Ceug_1.0, whole genome shotgun sequence genome encodes:
- the LOC113782055 gene encoding serine carboxypeptidase-like 21 — translation MDVPKHYLFSILVVSLVVLFSDPLEAAPKASLITHLPGFNGTFPSKHYSGYVRFKGQRHPTRRHLFYYFVESERNPSKDPVVLWLNGGPGCSSFDGFVYEHGPFNFEAPQKQGEHPILHLNPHSWSKVSNIIYLDSPSGVGFSYPSIPTGDLQTASDTHTFLRKWFKLYPEFQANPFYITGESYAGIYVPTLVSRVAKGIRKGAKPKINLKGYMIGNGLCDSEFDGLNSLIQFVHGMGIISDKLLKEAEVACDGNYERNEDKTQCTTALAKIAELIMGLNMYDILEPCYHKKNPEATSTKNTSLPKSFQELGKTDKPLPVRKRMFGRAWPYRAPVRDGIVPTWPQLTQSLQARGVSVPCTNDEVATAWLNDEAVRKAIHASPKSGNWNLCLAGLEYNHDAGSMLSYHHNLTSKGYRALIYSGDHDMCVPFTGTEAWTASLGYKVEDEWRPWMTNHQIAGYLQKYAHNLTFLTVKGAGHTVPEYKPRESLHFYSRWLEGERI, via the exons ATGGATGTCCCTAAACACTACCTATTCAGCATATTAGTAGTAAGCCTTGTGGTTCTGTTTTCTGATCCTCTTGAAGCAGCACCTAAAGCATCCCTTATCACACATCTGCCTGGATTTAATGGCACTTTCCCTTCAAAACACTATTCAGG GTATGTGAGATTCAAAGGTCAGCGTCATCCAACTCGAAGACACCTCTTTTACTATTTTGTCGAGTCAGAAAGAAATCCATCGAAAGACCCTGTTGTCTTATGGCTTAATGGTGGACCTGGTTGCTCTAGCTTTGATGGATTTGTGTACGAACATG GACCCTTTAACTTTGAAGCACCACAGAAACAAGGGGAGCATCCAATTTTGCATCTCAACCCCCATAGCTGGTCTAAG GTCTCAAACATCATCTATTTGGATTCTCCATCTGGGGTTGGCTTTTCATACCCAAGTATTCCAACTGGAGATTTACAAACAGCCTCGGACACTCATACTTTTCTCCGCAAG TGGTTTAAGCTATATCCAGAATTTCAAGCCAATCCATTTTACATCACTGGGGAGTCTTATGCTGGCATTTATGTACCTACTCTTGTATCTAGAGTGGCCAAAG GAATTAGAAAAGGTGCCAAACCAAAAATCAATTTAAAG GGATACATGATCGGAAATGGACTTTGCGATTCGGAATTTGATGGACTGAACTCTTTAATTCAGTTTGTACATGGGATGGGCATTATATCCGATAAGCTTCTCAAG GAAGCAGAAGTAGCTTGCGATGGGAACTACGAGAGAAATGAAGATAAAACTCAATGTACAACTGCACTCGCAAAAATTGCAGAG TTGATTATGGGGTTGAACATGTATGATATATTGGAACCGTGCTATCACAAGAAAAACCCTGAAGCGACGTCCACAAAGAATACAAGCTTACCAAAAAGCTTTCAAGAACTGGGAAAGACTGATAAGCCTCTGCCGGTGAGAAAGAGGATGTTTGGTCGTGCATGGCCTTATCGAGCTCCTGTGAGAGACGGGATTGTTCCAACATGGCCACAATTAACTCAATCACTCCAAGCCCGAGGAGTTTCCGTTCCATGCACA AATGATGAAGTAGCAACCGCATGGCTGAACGATGAAGCTGTGAGGAAGGCCATTCATGCTAGTCCG AAAAGTGGAAATTGGAACCTGTGCTTGGCTGGCTTAGAATATAACCATGATGCCGGAAGCATGCTTTCCTACCACCACAATCTTACGTCCAAAGGATATCGTGCTCTCATTTACAG TGGGGATCATGACATGTGTGTCCCATTCACCGGAACCGAAGCATGGACCGCCTCCCTCGGCTATAAGGTTGAGGACGAATGGAGGCCTTGGATGACTAATCACCAGATTGCCGG GTATTTACAAAAGTATGCCCATAATTTGACTTTTCTCACCGTAAAG GGGGCTGGACACACGGTACCGGAGTACAAGCCGCGGGAGTCACTGCATTTCTACAGCCGTTGGTTGGAAGGAGAAAGGATATGA